The Jiangella alba genome includes the window TTGTCGCGTCTCGTGCTCGACGACGCCGGTGAGGTCGTCCAGGAGACGGTGGCCATCGTGCCAGGGGTCGACCAGACCTTCGGCGGCACGTTCAGCCCCGACACCCCCTCACCCGGCCGCGACTTCCCGGCCTGCGAGGAGCGTGAGCTGCCCTGGGAGGGCAACGCCATCCCGGTCGTCGACGGCGTCCCGCAGAGTTAGGGGACCGTCATGGCGTCCGTCGTCCAGGTCAGCGGCGTCACGGTGGCGTTCGGGGGTCTGCGCGCCCTGCGCGGTGTCGACCTCGACATCGCACAGGGTGAGCGACTGGCCGTCATCGGGCCGAACGGCGCGGGCAAGACCACGCTGTTCAACGTCATCGCCGGGGACATCACCCCGACCACCGGCACGGTGATCATCAGGGGACAGGACTGCACCCACCGGCCGTCGCGGCACCGACCTCGCCTCGGCCTCGCACGGACCTATCAGAAGGCACGTGCGTTCGCCGGGCTGACGGTGCGCGAGAACGTCTATCTCGCGCTCGCCGGGCACCGAGGCCGGCACCGGGCGCTCTGGCGGTCCCGCGCCGACCGGGCCATGCGCGTCCAGGCCGCCGAGGTGGCCGAGCGGGTGTGGCTGTCGCGGCACGTCGACGCCGTGGCGGGCGAGCTCGCCCACGGTCAGCGCCGGCAACTCGAACTGGCGATGGCGATCGCGACGGAGCCGGACGTGTTGCTGCTCGACGAACCGGCCTCCGGCCTGTCCCGCGGTGAGCGGGAGCGCCTCGTCGAGCTGCTCGAGTCCTTCGACGAGCGCCTGACCCTGCTGCTCATCGAGCACGACATGGACGTCGCGTTCCGGATCGCGCAGCGGGTCGTGGTGATGGCCGACGGCGAGCAGATCACGGCCGGAACGCCGGAGCAGATCCGCACGGAGCCGCACGTTCACCAGATCTATCTCGGGACGGAGGCGGCGGCATGACGAAGGACGACCCGCTGCTCGACGTGCGCGACCTCCGCTCCGGCTACGGCGCGTCGCTGGTCCTCGACGGACTCAGCTTCAGCATGGGGGCCGAGGCGGTCGCGATCGTCGGCCGCAACGGCATGGGCAAGACCACCCTGTGCGACACGCTGGTCGGCTTCGTTCCGCAGTCGGGCGGTGAGATCCGGCTGGCCGGCCGCAGACTCGACGGCCTGGCGCCGGAGACGATCGCGATCGCCGGCCTCGCCTACGTCCCGCAGGGCCGCAGGCTGTTCCCGTCACTCACCGTCGACGAGCACCTGGCCATGCTCGCCCGGAGAGCCCGGGGAAGGCGGTGGACACCTGAAGCCGTCTACGAGCTGTTCCCCCGGTTGGCGCAACGGCGCCACCATGGCGGCGCCGAGCTGTCCGGAGGCGAGCAGCAGATGCTCGCCGTCGGGCGGGCGCTGCTCCTGAACGCGCCCCTGGTCGTGATGGACGAGCCGTCCGAGGGGCTCGCGCCGGCGATCGTCGACGTGCTGGTGGACGCGGTCCACCAGCTCGTGGCCGAGAACGTGGCCGTTCTCGTCGTCGAGCAGAACCTGCGCGCGGCGGTGCGGATGGCGGACCGGCAGCTGGTCATGGTCTCGGGCCGCATCGAGGCCGAGTTCACGGGGGAGGAGCTGCTGGACCGGCCCGACCTGCAGCACCGCTATCTGGGCGTCGGCGCGACGACAGGAGAGTACGCATGACGAAGGACCGGGCGCTGGGCGCCAACACCTGGATCTGGACCTCACCCCTGACCGACCAGCGCCTGGCCGAGCTGGCACCACGGATCCGTGACTGGGGCTTCGACGTCATCGAGCTCCCGGTCGAGTCCGCGGGCGACTGGGACCCCGTACGGGCCGCCACGCTGCTCGACTCACTCGGCCTGTCCGCCACCATCGTCGTCGCCATGGGCGCCGGTCGCGAACTGGTGGCCACCGACCGCGAGACGGTCGTCGCGACCCGTGACTTCCTGCGCCACGTTGTCGACGTGGCGGCGGCCGTCTCGTCACCGGTGATCGCCGGCCCGATCTACACGTCGGTCGGGCGGACGTGGCGCATCGACGACGCGGAACGGCGCGGCTGCTATGCGCAACTGCGCGACAACCTGGGACCCGTGGTCGAGCACGCCATGGACGCCGGCGTGACCGTCGCCGTCGAGCCGCTCAACCGCTTCGAGACCAGCCTGCTCAACACCGTCGACCAGGCCCTTGAGGCAATGGACGGCCTTCCCGCCGAGGGCTGCGGCCTGGGCCTCGACACGTTCCACATGAACATCGAGGAACGCAGCATCACCGAGGCGATCCGCCGGGCCGCCGGTCGCATCGCCCACGTGCAGGTCTGCGCGAACGACCGCGGTGCGCCGGGCGCGGACCACCTGAACTGGCCCGGCATCGTCGCCGCCCTGGAAGCGGCCGGCTATCGGGGCCCGCTCGTGATCGAGTCGTTCACCGGCGACAACGCGACGATCGCCACCGCCGCGTCGATCTGGCGGCCGTTGGCCAAGACACAGGACGCCATCGCTGTCGACGGGCTCGCGTTCCTCTCCGGTGTCGTGCGGGGAGGAGGTGTGTCCTCGCCGATCTGAACACGTCGGGCTGTCCACATCCGCAACGAAGCGACGGTGAGAGGTCTATGCGACGACTTTATCGTTACATCCCATTCGCGCTGCTGACGGCCTTACTGGCCTCCCTGCTCCCGGGCCTGGCCATCAGTTCCGCGCACGTCCCCGAGGACGAGTACCAGGTCCTGTTCTTCCACAAGACGACCGGCTTCCGGCACGACTCCATCCCGGCTGCTCTCAACGCCGTCGAGGAGCTCGGAGCGGAGCACGGCTTCACCGTGACCGAGACGCAGGACGCGTCGATCTTCACCGAGGACGGGCTGGCCGAGTTCGAGGCCATCGTCTTCTACACCGACGGCGAGAACACCCTCGACGCCGCCCAGCGCCAGGCGTTCGAGCGCTACATCCACAACGGCGGCGGCTTCGCCGGCCTGCACTCGACGTCGAACATGGACAAGACGGACTGGCCCTGGTGGTCGGACCTCATGGGCGGAGCGTTCTTCCGCAACCACCCCTTGGGCGCCGACCAGTTCCAGGACGCCACGGTTCGGATCGAGGACGACACGCACCCGTCGACGGCCGGTCTACCCGCGGAGTGGGTCCGCGAGGACGAGTGGTACAACTTCACCGCCAACCCGCGCGAGAAGGTTCACGTCCTGGCCACGCTCGACGAGTCGACCTACAACCCGGGCTCCGGCGCCATGGGCGAGGACCACCCGATCTCCTGGTGCGCCAACTTCGACGGTGGCCGCACCTGGTACACCGCGCTCGGCCACAGCTCGGCGTACTACGACGAACCGCTGATGCGCGAGCACCTCCTCGGCGGCATCGAATGGGCCGCCGGAGCCGCCGAGGGCGACTGCGGCGAGCCGCGCGACGGCATTCCCACCGAGGCGTCCTTCGAGAAGATCGCCCTCGACGACAACACCGCCAACCCGATGGAGCTCGCCGTGGCGCCCGACGGCCGGGTGTTCTACGTCGAGCTGGGCGGCGCGGTGAAGGTCTACGAACCCGAGACCGGCGCCGTGAAGGTCGCCGCGCAGATCCCGGTGCACCGCGGCAACGAGAACGGGTTGCTGGGCATCGCCCTCGATCCCGACTTCGAGACCAACCAATGGCTCTACCTCTTCTACAGCGCACCCTCGCCCGAGGTGCAGCACGTCTCCCGGTTCACCGTCGACGGCGACCAGCTCGATCTGGCTTCGGAGTCGGTGCTGCTCGAGATCCCGCACCAGCGGGAGGTCTGCTGCCACTCCGCCGGCTCGATGACGTTCGGGCCCGACGGCAACCTCTACATCTCCACCGGGGACGACACCGCCCACTTCGCCTCGCAGGGCTTCGCCCCCATCGACGGGCGCATCTACGACAACCAGGTCAGCGAGGACGCCAAGCGCTCCTACGACGCCCGGCGGACCTCGGGCAACACCAACGACCTGCGGGGCAAGATCATCCGGATCACCCCCGAGGACGACGGCACCTACTCGATCCCCGAGGGGAACCTGTTCCCGCCCGAGACCTCGGATCCGGACCTCACCCGGCCGGAGATCTACACGATGGGCCATCGCAACCCGTTCCGGATCGCCGTCGACGACGAGACGGGCTGGATCTACGCCGGCGAGGTCGGGCCCGACGCCGGCAGTGACAACCCGAACCGCGGGCCGCGCGGGTACGACGAGTGGAACCAGATCCGCGAAGCCGGCAACTACGGCTGGCCCTACTGCATCGCCGACAACCAGGCCTACCGGGAATGGGACTTCGCGACCAGCACACCCGGTGAGTTCTTCGACTGCGAGAACGGCCCGGCCAACGACTCGCCGTTCAACACCGGCCTGGACGTCGTGCCCCCGGCCAAGGACGCCTTCATCTGGTACCCGTACGGTGAGTCGCCGCAGTTCCCGGAGCTCCCCACGGGTGGCGGCCGCACTGCGTACGCCGGTGACGTCTACCACTACGAGGAGGGCCTGCTCGGCGACGGCCAGTTCCCGGAGTACTACGACGGCGCCGTGTTCGTCATGGAGTGGTCGCGCAAGTGGATCGGCGCCCTGCGGCTGGACGACAACGGCGACTACGAGAGCTTCGAGCAGTTCATGCCGAGCACACTGTTCCGCAGCCCGCACGACATGGAGTTCGGGCCGGACGGCGCGATGTACCTCATCGAGTGGGGCATGGACTTCAACTACGCCGGGGGCAACGTCAACCCCGACTCCGGACTGTACAAGATCAACTACACCGAGGGCGCCCGCACTCCGGTCGCCGAGGCCGGCGCCGACAAGGACTCCGGACCCACCCCGCTGGAGGTCACGTTCTCGAGTGAGGGCAGCAACGACCCGGACGGCGACGAGCTGACGTTCACGTGGGACTTCGGCGACGGCACCACCTCCGAGGAGCCGAACCCCACGCACACGTTCACCGAGCCCGGCGAGTACACGGTGCGGCTGACCGCCACCGACCCGTCCGGACGTTCCGGCAACTCCAACCTGACCATCACCGCCGGCAACACCCGGCCCGAGCTGACCATCGAACTCCCGGCGCACGGCCAGGTCTTCGACTGGGGTGACGAGATCCCTTACAGCGTCACCGTCGACGATGCCGAGGACGGGTCCGGGCCGGCCATCGACTGCGAACGCGTCACCGTCCAGCAAGGGCTCTACCACGACGAGGGCGGCAACGCGCACGTCCACCCGGGTCAGCCGCAGACCGGCTGCGAGGGCGTCATCGTCACGCAGGAGGACGCGGAGCACGGCGACGCCGCGGACATCTCGCTCACGGTGACGGCCAGCTACACCGACGACGGCGGTGAGACCGGCGCGCCGGCACTGACCGGCGGCGTCACCCATCTGCTGCAGCAGCGGCGCAAGGAGACGGAGCACTTCGCCGAGGCGGAAGGCATCGAGGTCGACGAGGCGGGCGACGAGGAGACCGGCGGCGGTGAGGCCATCAGTGGCCAGAACGGTGCCTGGGCCTCGTACGAGCCGTACAACCTCGCCGGCATCGGCGAGATGACCCTGCGGGTGGCGACGGCCGACGACACGACGGTCGAGGTGCGGCGCGACGGGCCGGACGGCGAGCTGCTGGGCACGGCCGCGATCGAGGGCAACGCCGAGATCGGCCGGACCGACGGTCCGGAGGGCTTCCACAGCGCCGTCCGGCTCGGTGGCTCGAGCCAGCTCGAATCCGTCGAGCTGCCCGACGGCGTGGTCAGCGGTCTCGAGGACTTCACCGCCTCGGCGTGGGTGAACTGGTCGGGAGGCCAGTCGTGGGCGCGCATCTTCGACTTCGGCTCCGGGACCGGCACCTACATGTTCCTGACCCCGGCCGCCGGAGGGACGAACAACCTCAGGTACGCCATCACGACCGGCTCCGGTGAGCAGATCATCAACGGCTCGCAGCCGCTACCCAGCGACGGCTGGCACCATGTCGCCGTCACACTCGCCGGCAGCACCGGCACGCTGTACCTCGACGGCGCGCCCATCG containing:
- a CDS encoding sugar phosphate isomerase/epimerase family protein, translating into MTKDRALGANTWIWTSPLTDQRLAELAPRIRDWGFDVIELPVESAGDWDPVRAATLLDSLGLSATIVVAMGAGRELVATDRETVVATRDFLRHVVDVAAAVSSPVIAGPIYTSVGRTWRIDDAERRGCYAQLRDNLGPVVEHAMDAGVTVAVEPLNRFETSLLNTVDQALEAMDGLPAEGCGLGLDTFHMNIEERSITEAIRRAAGRIAHVQVCANDRGAPGADHLNWPGIVAALEAAGYRGPLVIESFTGDNATIATAASIWRPLAKTQDAIAVDGLAFLSGVVRGGGVSSPI
- a CDS encoding ABC transporter ATP-binding protein, which gives rise to MTKDDPLLDVRDLRSGYGASLVLDGLSFSMGAEAVAIVGRNGMGKTTLCDTLVGFVPQSGGEIRLAGRRLDGLAPETIAIAGLAYVPQGRRLFPSLTVDEHLAMLARRARGRRWTPEAVYELFPRLAQRRHHGGAELSGGEQQMLAVGRALLLNAPLVVMDEPSEGLAPAIVDVLVDAVHQLVAENVAVLVVEQNLRAAVRMADRQLVMVSGRIEAEFTGEELLDRPDLQHRYLGVGATTGEYA
- a CDS encoding ThuA domain-containing protein, translated to MRRLYRYIPFALLTALLASLLPGLAISSAHVPEDEYQVLFFHKTTGFRHDSIPAALNAVEELGAEHGFTVTETQDASIFTEDGLAEFEAIVFYTDGENTLDAAQRQAFERYIHNGGGFAGLHSTSNMDKTDWPWWSDLMGGAFFRNHPLGADQFQDATVRIEDDTHPSTAGLPAEWVREDEWYNFTANPREKVHVLATLDESTYNPGSGAMGEDHPISWCANFDGGRTWYTALGHSSAYYDEPLMREHLLGGIEWAAGAAEGDCGEPRDGIPTEASFEKIALDDNTANPMELAVAPDGRVFYVELGGAVKVYEPETGAVKVAAQIPVHRGNENGLLGIALDPDFETNQWLYLFYSAPSPEVQHVSRFTVDGDQLDLASESVLLEIPHQREVCCHSAGSMTFGPDGNLYISTGDDTAHFASQGFAPIDGRIYDNQVSEDAKRSYDARRTSGNTNDLRGKIIRITPEDDGTYSIPEGNLFPPETSDPDLTRPEIYTMGHRNPFRIAVDDETGWIYAGEVGPDAGSDNPNRGPRGYDEWNQIREAGNYGWPYCIADNQAYREWDFATSTPGEFFDCENGPANDSPFNTGLDVVPPAKDAFIWYPYGESPQFPELPTGGGRTAYAGDVYHYEEGLLGDGQFPEYYDGAVFVMEWSRKWIGALRLDDNGDYESFEQFMPSTLFRSPHDMEFGPDGAMYLIEWGMDFNYAGGNVNPDSGLYKINYTEGARTPVAEAGADKDSGPTPLEVTFSSEGSNDPDGDELTFTWDFGDGTTSEEPNPTHTFTEPGEYTVRLTATDPSGRSGNSNLTITAGNTRPELTIELPAHGQVFDWGDEIPYSVTVDDAEDGSGPAIDCERVTVQQGLYHDEGGNAHVHPGQPQTGCEGVIVTQEDAEHGDAADISLTVTASYTDDGGETGAPALTGGVTHLLQQRRKETEHFAEAEGIEVDEAGDEETGGGEAISGQNGAWASYEPYNLAGIGEMTLRVATADDTTVEVRRDGPDGELLGTAAIEGNAEIGRTDGPEGFHSAVRLGGSSQLESVELPDGVVSGLEDFTASAWVNWSGGQSWARIFDFGSGTGTYMFLTPAAGGTNNLRYAITTGSGEQIINGSQPLPSDGWHHVAVTLAGSTGTLYLDGAPIGTNANMTLTPSDLGETSQNWIGDSQYSADPLLNGAVDDVNLFGRALSRSEIQALVAAPGGGEGGDVAWYRFDEDGGSTATDSSGQGNDATIVIADDAATWQNVTVDLIPTEGTFPLHLVFPEGPVRVNWMELAAGDGGPGTCPTPDQRETVVVGDVDSGITNYGVDGGCTVNDLILDEEPWAVRGEFIRHVRQVTDQLVDDGVLSTREALAVRIAAGRSDVGKG
- a CDS encoding ABC transporter ATP-binding protein — encoded protein: MASVVQVSGVTVAFGGLRALRGVDLDIAQGERLAVIGPNGAGKTTLFNVIAGDITPTTGTVIIRGQDCTHRPSRHRPRLGLARTYQKARAFAGLTVRENVYLALAGHRGRHRALWRSRADRAMRVQAAEVAERVWLSRHVDAVAGELAHGQRRQLELAMAIATEPDVLLLDEPASGLSRGERERLVELLESFDERLTLLLIEHDMDVAFRIAQRVVVMADGEQITAGTPEQIRTEPHVHQIYLGTEAAA